A stretch of Brassica napus cultivar Da-Ae chromosome C6, Da-Ae, whole genome shotgun sequence DNA encodes these proteins:
- the LOC106376659 gene encoding cyclin-A2-4-like, which yields MGNEKAVSGNTIPLHPRPITRALARASSNLTTSSEVAATSTTLINNQGRVLRANSKRTASDDKNANAPKRRAVLNDITNVSCENNIQIKKGRASSSKVTNAKVQVVCTDTNEASSCSFIEKPSSKLPPRPPGRSTSTVERSCVGGSSIVASSLKFIDIDSDVKDPLLCSLYAHEIHYNMRVAELKRRPSPDFMERTQRDVTKTMRGILVDWLVEVSEEYTLVPDTLYLTVYLIDWFLNGNYIERQRLQLLGVTCMLIASKYEEIYAPRIEEFCFITDNTYTRDQVLEMESQVLKHFSFQIYTPTSKTFLRRFLRAAQASHVMPSVEMEFLANYLTELTLVEYEFLKFLPSVIAASAVFLAKWTMNQSSHPWNPTLEHYTTYRASDLKACVQALHELQLNTKRCPLNSIRMKYKQDKFKSVAVFTSPELPDRLF from the exons ATGGGGAATGAGAAAGCCGTTTCTGGAAACACCATACCTCTCCATCCTCGCCCTATAACTCGTGCCCTTGCGCGTGCTTCTTCTAATCTTACAACATCTTCAGAAGTGGCTGCTACTAGTACTACACTGATCAACAACCAGGGAAGGGTTCTGAGAGCAAACAGTAAAAGAACAGCCTCGGATGATAAGAATGCCAATGCACCTAAGAGGCGAGCTGTTCTTAATGATATCACAAACGTTTCCTGCGAGAATAACATTCAG ATAAAGAAGGGAAGGGCAAGTTCTTCCAAGGTTACAAACGCAAAGGTACAAGTTGTGTGTACAGACACAAACGAAGCATCTTCTTGTAGCTTTATCGAAAAGCCGAGTTCCAAGTTGCCTCCAAGACCCCCTGGGAGATCCACTTCTACAG TTGAAAGAAGCTGTGTTGGAGGAAGTTCCATTGTGGCAAGCAGCCTCAAATTCATTGACATTGATTCAGATGTTAAGGATCCTCTACTATGTAGCCTATATGCACATGAAATCCACTACAACATGCGTGTCGCTGAG CTTAAACGCAGACCATCTCCTGATTTTATGGAGAGAACACAAAGAGATGTGACTAAGACAATGCGTGGAATCCTTGTTGATTGGCTTGTTGag GTCTCAGAGGAATACACACTTGTACCTGACACACTCTACCTCACAGTGTATCTCATAGATTGGTTTCTAAATGGGAACTACATAGAAAGACAAAGACTTCAATTGCTCGGCGTCACTTGTATGCTCATTGCCTC GAAGTATGAGGAAATCTATGCGCCACGCATTGAAGAGTTCTGCTTCATCACGGACAACACTTACACAAGAGATCAGGTCCTGGAAATGGAGAGCCAAGTACTGAAGCATTTTAGTTTTCAGATTTACACTCCCACTTCAAAAACATTCCTCAGGAGATTTCTCCGAGCAGCTCAAGCTTCTCACGTG ATGCCAAGTGTGGAAATGGAGTTTCTGGCGAATTATCTAACGGAATTGACGTTAGTAGAGTATGAGTTCTTGAAGTTCTTGCCTTCCGTTATAGCTGCTTCGGCTGTTTTTCTTGCCAAGTGGACTATGAACCAATCAAGCCACCCTTGG AATCCAACACTTGAGCATTACACAACGTACAGAGCCTCCGATCTTAAAGCATGTGTTCAGGCCTTGCACGAACTGCAGCTTAACACCAAAAGATGTCCCTTAAACTCTATTCGTATGAAGTACAAACAAGACaag ttCAAATCCGTGGCGGTGTTCACTTCTCCGGAGCTACCTGATCGgctattttga
- the LOC106376661 gene encoding D-glycerate 3-kinase, chloroplastic-like — MAGATSSLILSPWQATLDHYNNKTKRFFVKGYPFPCHHSEPICNSFIIKRRVLSASSSSIFKDNHVVTHSSSSSDKLQTHFSMSGCGCSWIQDNSMLHYSATSNWTSKKCSALPTTKTVDVSSVSDLFEFICSGPLVDKIGITPEKVGQAIDKWLLYGSQLCRLFQLNELKLTIPQKARLYHYYIPVFVWCQDQISLHSSKFNDGDDVPPLVIGFSAPQGCGKTTLVFALDYLFKTTKMKSATISIDDFYLTAEGQAKLREENPGNALLEYRGNAGSHDLPFSVETIEALTKLTKEGMKMKVPRYDKSAYSGRGDRADPTTWPEVEGPLKVILFEGWMLGFKPLPAEVVKAVDPQLEIVNKNLEAYYEAWDKYIDAWVVIKIKDPSYVYRWRLQAEIAMRQAGKAGMSDDEVNDFVSRYLPAYKAYLPTLYEEGPSGSEPERVLAIDIDEERNPILAT, encoded by the exons atggcgGGGGCAACTTCAAGTTTGATATTGTCTCCATGGCAAGCGACTCTTGATCATTATAATAATAAGACTAAGAGGTTTTTTGTCAAAGGTTATCCGTTTCCGTGTCACCACTCTGAACCTATTTGCAATTCTTTTATTATCAAAAGACGTGTTCTCtctgcttcttcctcttccataTTTAAGGACAACCATGTCGTTACTCATTCTTCATCCTCCTCAGACAAGCTTCAAACTCATTTCTCCATGTCTG gTTGTGGTTGCTCGTGGATTCAAGACAACTCAATGCTTCATTATTCAGCTACAAGTAATTGGACGTCGAAGAAATGTTCGGCGTtaccaacaacaaaaacagTGGATGTGTCCTCAGTTTCAGACCTTTTTGAGTTCATATGCTCTGGTCCACTCGTGGACAAGATCGGTATCACTCCTGAAAAAGTTGGGCAGGCCATTGACAAATGGTTGCTATATGGGTCACAGCTATGCAGACTCTTTCAGCTGAATGAGCTTAAGCTCACCATTCCTCAGAAAGCTAGGCTTTACCATTACTATATACCCGTCTTTGTTTGGTGCCAAGACCAGATTTCTCTGCATAGCTCCAAGTttaatgatggagatgatgtgCCTCCCCTAGTG ATTGGATTCAGCGCACCACAAGGATGTGGCAAGACTACACTTGTGTTTGCACTTGATTATCTtttcaaaaccacaaaaat GAAGTCGGCGACAATATCTATAGACGATTTTTACTTGACTGCAGAAGGCCAGGCTAAGCTGAGAGAAGAGAATCCAGGAAATGCACTCCTTGAG TATCGTGGGAATGCAGGAAGCCATGATCTTCCATTCTCTGTCGAAACAATTGAAGCCCTGACTAAACTTACCAAGGAAG GCATGAAGATGAAAGTTCCTCGCTACGATAAG TCTGCGTATAGCGGGAGGGGTGACAGAGCCGATCCAACAACATGGCCTGAAGTTGAAGGACCTCTAAAG GTGATTCTCTTTGAGGGATGGATGCTTGGTTTCAAACCTCTTCCTGCTGAAGTCGTTAAAGCTGTGGATCCTCAG CTGGAGATAGTGAATAAGAACCTTGAAGCGTATTACGAGGCATGGGACAAGTACATCGATGCATGGGTGGTCATCAAAATTAAGGACCCAAGTTATGTATACCGATGGCGTCTTCAGGCGGAAATAGCAATGAGGCAGGCTGGCAAAGCCGGGATGTCAGATGATGAG GTGAATGACTTTGTGTCGAGGTATTTGCCGGCATATAAAGCCTATCTTCCGACACTCTACGAGGAAGGACCAAGCGGGTCGGAACCAGAGCGTGTCCTTGCTATAGATATCGATGAAGAAAGGAACCCAATACTCGCAACCTAG
- the LOC106376657 gene encoding N-terminal acetyltransferase A complex auxiliary subunit NAA15 has product MGASLPPKEANLFKLIVKSYETKQYKKGLKAADAILKKFPSHGETLSMKGLTLNCMDRKTEAYELVRLGVKNDIKSHVCWHVFGLLYRSDREYREAIKCYRNALRIDPENLEILRDLSLLQAQMRDLSGFVETRQQLLTLKPNHRMNWIGFAVSQHLNANASKAVEILEAFEGTLEDDYPPENELCEHTEMILYKVSLLEEIGAFDKALDELRKKEPKIVDKLSYKELEVSLLSKLGRPAEADKLYRVLLSMNPDNYRYYEGLQKCFGLYSESGQYSSDKIEKLNALYQSLSEQYTRSSAVKRIPLDFLQDESFKEAVAKYIKPLLTKGVPSLFSDLSSLYDHPRKPDILEQVVVEMEHSIRTTGSYPGSGVKEPPSTLLWTLFFLAQHYDKRGQYDVALGKIDEAIAHTPTVIDLYSVKSRIMKHAGDLTAAAALADEARCMDLADRYINSECVKRMLQADQVTLAEKTAVLFTKEGDQINNLHDMQCMWYDLASGDSYFRQGDLGRALKRFLAVEKHYTDISEDQFDFHSYCLRKMTLRSYVDMLKFQDRLHSFPYFHKAAIRAIRCYLKLHDSPKSTAEEDGMSKMAPAQKKKMKKQKKAEERAKKEAESKSEESTASGVSKSGKKNVKPVDPDPHGQKLIQVEEPMAEASKYLRLLQKHSPNSLETHLVSFEVNMRKQKFLLAFQAVKQMLKLDAENPDSHRSLIKFFLKTESTSAPTTEAEKLRWSVLEAERPSISQLQNKSLVEVNEDFLGRHKDSLVHRAAYAEMLYLLDPSKKTEAIKIIEDSTSKVVQTNGAQIEWKLKDCIAVHKLLDTVLLDSEAASRWKSRCAEYFPCSTYFEGKRSSVMPDSVYNSSRKSNENGDTPNHPMGQTELGDGQVEAFKSLSVST; this is encoded by the exons ATGGGGGCTTCGCTTCCTCCAAAAGAGGCCAACCTCTTCAAGCTCATCGTC AAATCTTATGAGACGAAGCAGTACAAGAAGGGACTGAAGGCAGCTGATGCCATATTGAAGAAGTTTCCTTCTCATGGGG AGACTTTATCGATGAAAGGATTGACCCTAAATTGTATGGACCGCAAAACTGAAGCATACGAGCTTGTTCGCCTTGGAGTCAAG AATGACATCAAGAGCCATGTTTGCTGGCATGTGTTTGGTCTCCTGTACCGGTCCGACAGAGAGTATAGAGAGGCCATCAAATGCTACCGAAATGCTCTTAGAATCGATCCTGAGAACCTTGAAATACTCAGAGACCTCTCACTCTTGCAG GCACAAATGCGGGACTTATCTGGTTTTGTGGAGACCAGGCAGCAGCTTTTGACTTTAAAGCCTAATCATCGAATGAACTGGATTGGCTTTGCAGTCTCCCAGCATTTGAACGCAAA TGCTTCTAAAGCTGTTGAGATTTTGGAAGCGTTTGAAGGCACCCTAGAGGATGATTACCCTCCTGAGAACGAGCTATGTGAACACACTGAAATGATTTTATACAAG gTTTCCTTGCTTGAGGAGATCGGCGCCTTTGACAAAGCTCTTGATGAGTTGCGCAAGAAAGAGCCAAAAATA GTTGATAAGCTGTCTTACAAAGAACTAGAGGTATCTCTCTTGTCGAAGCTTGGTCGCCCAGCAGAAGCCGATAAACTCTACAGGGTTCTGCTTTCCATGAACCCTGACAATTAcag ATATTATGAAGGCCTCCAAAAATGTTTTGGTTTGTATTCGGAAAGTGGACAATATTCGTCTGACAAGATTGAGAAGTTAAATGCCTTGTATCAGTCTCTAAGCGAGCAGTACACTAGGTCATCCGCTGTTAAG AGGATACCATTGGATTTTCTGCAAGATGAAAGCTTTAAGGAGGCTGTGGCGAAGTACATTAAACCTCTACTGACAAAG GGTGTTCCTTCATTATTTTCTGATCTCTCTTCTCTGTATGATCACCCTCGCAAG CCTGATATATTGGAGCAAGTAGTTGTTGAGATGGAGCATTCAATTAGGACTACTGGAAGTTACCCTGGAAG TGGTGTGAAAGAGCCCCCGTCAACTCTATTGTGGACATTGTTTTTCTTGGCCCAG CATTATGACAAGCGTGGTCAATATGATGTCGCCCTTGGTAAAATTGACGAGGCAATTGCTCATACGCCGACAGTTATTGATCTGTACTCTGTCAAG AGCCGAATAATGAAACATGCAGGAGACTTGACTGCCGCTGCCGCACTTGCCGATGAAGCTAGATGCATGGACTTAGCAGATCGCTATATAAACAGTGAATGCGTTAAGCGTATGCTGCAAGCGGATCAG GTGACCTTGGCTGAGAAAACTGCTGTTTTGTTTACAAAAGAGGGGGATCAGATCAACAATCTTCATGACATGCAGTGCATGTG GTATGATCTTGCGTCTGGAGATAGCTACTTCCGTCAGGGTGATCTTGGGCGTGCCCTGAAGAGGTTTTTGGCTGTGGAGAAGCACTACACTGACATTTCTGAAGATCAGTTTGATTTCCACTCGTACTGTCTAAGAAAAATGACTTTGCGTTCATATGTTGACATGCTGAAGTTCCAAGACCGATTACACTCATTCCCATATTTCCACAAAGCAGCAATCAGAGCTATCAG GTGCTATCTGAAATTGCATGATTCTCCCAAATCAACTGCTGAAGAAGATGGAATGTCAAAGATGGCTCCTGctcagaagaagaaaatgaagaagcagAAAAAGGCAGAAGAACGAGCAAAGAAA GAAGCTGAGAGTAAGAGTGAAGAATCAACTGCCAGTGGTGTCTCTAAGTCTGGCAAAAAAAATGTGAAGCCTGTAGATCCAGATCCTCATGGGCAAAAGTTAATTCAG GTGGAAGAGCCAATGGCAGAGGCTTCAAAGTACTTGAGACTTCTCCAGAAGCATTCACCTAATTCTTTGGAGACTCATCTAGTCTCTTTTGAGGTTAACatgagaaaacaaaagtttCTGCTTGCTTTCCAG GCTGTCAAGCAAATGCTTAAATTGGATGCGGAGAACCCTGATTCACATCGTTCCCTG ATTAAATTCTTTCTCAAGACAGAATCGACAAGTGCTCCAACGACCGAAGCTGAGAAACTTCGTTGGAGTGTACTTGAGGCTGAGCGCCCATCAATCAG TCAATTGCAGAATAAATCGCTAGTGGAGGTAAACGAAGACTTTCTTGGTAGACACAAAG ATTCTTTGGTGCACAGAGCTGCGTACGCCGAAATGCTGTACCTGTTAGATCCGAGCAAGAAAACCGAGGCTATCAAAATAATTGAAGACTCAACCAGTAAAGTGGTTCAAAC AAATGGAGCTCAAATAGAGTGGAAACTCAAAGACTGTATAGCAGTTCATAAGCTTCTAGACACAGTTCTCCTTGACTCAGAAGCTGCCTCCA GATGGAAATCACGCTGCGCCGAGTATTTTCCCTGTTCTACTTACTTTGAAGGCAAGCGCAGCTCTGTGATGCCTGATTCGGTTTACAACTCGTCTCGCAAGAGCAATGAGAATGGCGACACACCAAACCATCCAATGGGTCAGACTGAATTGGGCGATGGACAAGTCGAAGCATTCAAGAGCCTCTCCGTCTCAACCTGA
- the LOC106374743 gene encoding VQ motif-containing protein 11 — protein MSHQNHHQLPNYATARNTMFVQADPSNFRNIVQKLTGAPPELSAVSAAQRKLPLTPKKPAFKLHERRQTSKKMELKINNTTDDSLSHFNRGFLVSPVSHLDPFWMRVSPHSAHEYPHASPDNKEQKAIAEKGFYFLPSPRSGDEPAPELLPLFPLRSLNATNQRTEEDYRNS, from the coding sequence ATGAGCCACCAGAACCACCACCAGTTGCCAAACTATGCCACGGCCCGAAACACCATGTTCGTTCAAGCAGATCCCTCAAATTTCCGCAACATCGTCCAAAAACTCACCGGAGCACCACCGGAACTCTCTGCCGTCTCCGCGGCACAACGGAAGCTTCCTTTAACTCCAAAGAAACCAGCATTCAAGCTCCACGAACGCCGTCAAACATCCAAGAAAATGGAGCTGAAGATCAACAACACCACCGACGACTCTTTAAGCCATTTCAACAGAGGATTCCTCGTCTCTCCCGTCTCTCACCTGGACCCATTCTGGATGCGCGTGAGCCCACATTCAGCTCATGAATATCCCCACGCGTCGCCAGACAATAAAGAGCAAAAGGCCATAGCCGAGAAAGGGTTCTACTTCCTTCCGAGTCCGAGAAGCGGCGACGAGCCAGCACCTGAGCTTTTGCCGTTGTTTCCTCTACGTTCTCTTAACGCCACTAATCAACGGACTGAAGAGGATTACCGCAACTCTTAA